From a region of the Paraburkholderia caribensis genome:
- a CDS encoding alpha/beta fold hydrolase, which yields MSSTFLYGANIAANGIRQHYLRYGGTGGERGARAAVIVIPGITSPAVTWGFVGEVFGASFDTYVIDVRGRGLSEASDTLDYSLDAQAGDVAALAAALGLERFALVGHSMGARIAARAALLAPRGLERVVLVDPPVSGPGRRAYPGKLPWYVDSMALARKGTDAEGMRAFCPTWTNEELRLRAEWLHTCDERAVLASYEGFHTDDFHADAARLNVPSLLVTAERGDVVRDEDVAELQRATPTMQHVRVPDAGHMIPWDNAAGFYDAFGTFLGAPLTQKAASI from the coding sequence ATGTCCAGCACTTTCCTCTACGGCGCGAACATCGCCGCCAATGGCATCCGCCAGCACTATCTGCGCTACGGCGGCACAGGCGGCGAGCGTGGCGCGCGCGCTGCCGTCATCGTGATTCCGGGCATCACGAGTCCTGCCGTGACGTGGGGCTTCGTCGGCGAAGTGTTCGGCGCGAGCTTCGATACCTACGTGATCGACGTGCGTGGACGCGGCCTGTCGGAAGCATCGGACACGCTCGACTACAGCCTCGACGCGCAGGCCGGGGACGTCGCCGCGCTGGCGGCCGCGCTGGGTCTGGAACGTTTCGCGCTCGTCGGACATTCGATGGGCGCGCGCATCGCCGCACGCGCCGCATTGCTTGCGCCGCGCGGACTGGAACGCGTGGTGCTGGTCGATCCGCCCGTTTCCGGGCCGGGCCGCCGCGCGTATCCGGGCAAGCTGCCCTGGTATGTCGATTCGATGGCGCTCGCGCGCAAAGGCACGGACGCCGAAGGCATGCGCGCATTCTGCCCCACGTGGACCAACGAAGAACTGCGCCTGCGCGCCGAGTGGCTGCACACCTGCGACGAGCGCGCCGTGCTCGCGTCGTATGAAGGCTTTCATACCGACGATTTCCACGCCGACGCCGCGCGACTGAACGTGCCCTCGCTGCTCGTCACGGCTGAACGCGGCGACGTGGTGCGCGACGAAGACGTCGCCGAACTGCAGCGCGCAACGCCCACGATGCAGCACGTTCGCGTGCCCGATGCCGGTCACATGATTCCGTGGGACAACGCAGCGGGTTTTTACGACGCGTTCGGCACCTTCCTCGGCGCGCCGCTCACGCAAAAGGCCGCCTCGATCTGA
- a CDS encoding maleate cis-trans isomerase family protein, whose translation MSKTYRIGQIVPSSNTTMETEIPAMLRLREAIRPERFTFHSSRMRMKKVVKEELAAMDAESDRCAIELSDARVDVLGYACLVAIMAMGRGYHRVSQARLTKHTAENGAAAPVLTSAGALVDALRVIGAKRIVVVAPYMKPLTELVVDYIRNEGYQVLDYRALEIPDNLEVGRHDPARLPAIVKTLNYADADAIVLSACVQMPSLAAVAKVEAMTGKPVITAAIATTYAMLRELDLEPIVPGAGALLSGAY comes from the coding sequence ATGAGCAAGACTTATCGGATCGGCCAGATCGTGCCGAGCTCGAACACCACGATGGAAACGGAAATTCCGGCGATGCTGCGTCTGCGCGAAGCGATCCGCCCGGAGCGCTTCACGTTTCATTCGAGCCGCATGCGCATGAAGAAGGTCGTGAAGGAAGAGCTTGCCGCGATGGACGCGGAATCGGACCGTTGCGCGATCGAGCTTTCCGATGCACGCGTCGACGTGCTGGGTTATGCGTGCCTCGTCGCGATCATGGCGATGGGACGCGGCTATCACCGCGTGTCGCAGGCGCGCCTGACGAAGCACACGGCAGAGAACGGCGCGGCAGCACCCGTGCTGACCAGCGCGGGCGCGCTCGTCGATGCGCTCAGGGTGATCGGCGCGAAGCGCATCGTCGTCGTCGCGCCGTACATGAAGCCGCTGACGGAACTGGTGGTCGATTACATCCGCAACGAAGGTTACCAAGTGCTCGACTATCGCGCGCTCGAGATTCCCGACAACCTCGAAGTTGGCCGTCACGATCCCGCGCGCCTACCTGCGATCGTCAAGACGCTGAACTATGCGGACGCCGACGCGATCGTCCTGTCCGCCTGCGTGCAGATGCCGTCGCTGGCCGCCGTCGCGAAGGTCGAGGCGATGACGGGCAAGCCGGTGATCACAGCCGCCATCGCCACGACTTACGCGATGCTGCGCGAACTGGATCTCGAACCGATCGTCCCCGGCGCGGGCGCGCTTCTTTCGGGTGCTTATTGA
- a CDS encoding FAD-dependent monooxygenase: MSKPRIAIIGAGLGGVAAAALLQRAGHDVRLYEQAPAFSRLGAGIHLGPNVMKIMRRIGCEDALNVMGSHPDYWYSRDWKTAEAIAQIPLGDYALKTYGASYLTVHRGDFHALMTEAVTPGTISFGKCLQSVEDTGSDVRLTFADGSVEVADLVIGADGVNSKIREHLLGAEPPRYTGYVAHRAVFPASLLGNRPYDMCVKWWSEDRHMMVYYVTEKRDEYYYVTGVPQAEWPTGVSMMDSSRDEMREAFEGFHADVQNLIDVSPSITKWPLLERDPLPLWSRGRLVLLGDACHPMKPHMAQGAAMAIEDAAMLARCLDETGATDYAGAFALYEANRAARASKVQLVSHNNTWLRTNEDPAWVFAYDVFDVPLVSPQVAGAKEPATA; the protein is encoded by the coding sequence ATGAGCAAACCCCGTATCGCCATCATTGGCGCCGGCCTCGGCGGCGTCGCAGCCGCCGCCCTGCTGCAGCGCGCCGGCCACGACGTGCGTCTCTACGAGCAGGCGCCCGCGTTCTCGCGCCTTGGCGCGGGCATTCACCTTGGCCCGAACGTGATGAAGATCATGCGGCGCATCGGCTGCGAGGACGCGCTGAACGTCATGGGTTCGCATCCCGACTACTGGTACAGCCGCGACTGGAAGACGGCCGAGGCAATTGCGCAGATTCCGCTCGGCGACTACGCGTTGAAGACGTACGGGGCGAGCTATCTCACCGTGCATCGCGGCGACTTTCATGCGCTGATGACGGAAGCTGTGACGCCTGGCACGATCAGCTTCGGCAAGTGCCTGCAATCGGTCGAAGACACGGGCAGCGATGTGCGCCTCACGTTTGCCGACGGCAGTGTGGAAGTGGCGGACCTCGTGATCGGCGCGGATGGTGTGAACTCGAAGATCCGCGAGCATCTGCTCGGCGCGGAGCCGCCGCGCTATACGGGCTATGTCGCGCATCGCGCGGTGTTTCCGGCGTCGCTGCTCGGCAACCGTCCTTACGACATGTGCGTCAAGTGGTGGTCGGAAGACCGTCACATGATGGTCTACTACGTGACCGAGAAGCGCGACGAGTATTACTACGTGACGGGCGTGCCGCAAGCGGAGTGGCCCACGGGCGTCTCGATGATGGATAGCAGCCGCGACGAAATGCGCGAGGCGTTCGAAGGTTTTCATGCCGATGTGCAGAATCTGATCGACGTGTCGCCGTCCATCACCAAGTGGCCGCTGCTCGAACGCGATCCCCTGCCGTTGTGGAGCCGCGGCCGCCTCGTGCTGCTCGGCGATGCCTGTCATCCGATGAAGCCGCACATGGCGCAAGGCGCGGCGATGGCGATCGAAGACGCGGCGATGCTGGCGCGCTGCCTCGACGAAACGGGCGCAACCGACTACGCGGGCGCGTTCGCGCTCTACGAGGCCAATCGCGCGGCGCGAGCGTCGAAGGTGCAACTGGTGTCGCACAACAACACCTGGCTGCGCACGAACGAAGACCCGGCATGGGTGTTCGCGTACGACGTCTTCGACGTGCCGCTCGTGTCGCCGCAAGTGGCGGGCGCGAAAGAGCCAGCCACCGCGTAA
- a CDS encoding (2Fe-2S)-binding protein, with translation MLQSASHAQPLTLKVNGETRTIEGATPDTPLLYILRNDCELNGPKYGCGLGQCGACTVLVDGQAARSCVVPVAAAHAREVTTLEGLGTPDALHPVQRAFIDEQAAQCGYCLNGMIMSAAALLAGNPSPDDDAIRDALRFNLCRCGTHLEIVRAVKRAALYLQQQHGQ, from the coding sequence ATGTTGCAATCCGCTTCCCACGCGCAGCCGCTCACGCTGAAGGTGAACGGCGAGACGCGCACCATCGAAGGCGCGACGCCCGATACGCCGCTCCTCTACATCCTGCGCAACGACTGCGAGCTGAACGGCCCGAAGTACGGCTGCGGTCTTGGTCAGTGCGGCGCGTGCACGGTGCTCGTCGATGGTCAGGCCGCGCGCTCGTGTGTCGTGCCCGTCGCAGCGGCGCACGCGCGCGAAGTGACGACGCTCGAAGGGCTCGGTACGCCCGACGCGCTGCACCCTGTGCAACGCGCGTTCATCGACGAGCAGGCGGCGCAATGCGGATACTGTCTGAACGGCATGATCATGAGCGCGGCGGCGCTGCTTGCAGGCAATCCGTCGCCGGACGACGACGCGATTCGCGACGCACTGCGCTTTAACCTGTGCCGTTGCGGCACGCATCTCGAGATCGTGCGGGCCGTGAAGCGTGCGGCGTTGTATCTGCAGCAGCAACATGGGCAATGA